Proteins from one Penaeus monodon isolate SGIC_2016 chromosome 39, NSTDA_Pmon_1, whole genome shotgun sequence genomic window:
- the LOC119597459 gene encoding actin-41-like, whose protein sequence is MCDDDVSPWWFERPRMVKPASPERRPSCRFPSISAAPSSGCDGRHGSEGAYVGRGPEKRGTDSQAPTSTANPEKKTQIIFEPLTTAMYGAHPGCVPSPWSYHWYCADSGEASLTLPPLQRVYALPHANLRFDLAGRALPFSLIRSDERGYPFPTPLNVKSFVHQGEIF, encoded by the exons ATGTGTGACGACGACGTAAGCCCCTGGTGGTTTGAAAGGCCCCGGATGGTCAAGCCGGCTTCGCCGGAGCGACGCCCCTCGTGCCGTTTCCCCTCCATCTCGGCCGCCCCGTCATCAGGGTGTGATGGTCGGCATGGGTCAGAAGGAGCCTACGTCGGCAGAGGCCCAGAGAAGAGGGGGACCGACTCTCAAGCCCCCACGAGCAcg GCCAACCCTGAAAAGAAAACCCAGATCATTTTCGAGCCCTTAACAACCGCCATGTACGGGGCCCATCCAGGGTGCGTCCCTTCGCCTTGGTCGTACCACTGGTATTGTGCGGACTCTGGTGAGGCGTCTCTCACACTGCCCCCTCTACAAAGGGTTTATGCTCTTCCTCATGCAAACCTTCGTTTTGATTTGGCTGGTCGTGCCCTCCCGTTTTCCCTGATAAGATCTGATGAGCGGGGCTACCCCTTTCCCACACCGCTGAACGTGAAATCGTTCGTGCATCAAGGAGAAATTTTCTAG